Proteins from a genomic interval of Pseudophryne corroboree isolate aPseCor3 chromosome 4, aPseCor3.hap2, whole genome shotgun sequence:
- the RHAG gene encoding ammonium transporter Rh type A: MINADFSTATVLISFGAVLGKTSPVQMLIMAVLEIFVFACNEHLVAFLQATDVGASMIIHAFGAYFGLAVSAVLYRSGLKNGHENEGSVYHSDLFAMIGTLFLWMFWPSFNSAIAEHGADQEMAIINTYFSLAACVLTAYAFSSLLEHKGKFDMVHIQNATLAGGVAVGTCADMNIGPFGAMIIGFIAGIISTVGFKFLTPIVASKLRIQDTCGVHNLHGLPGIFGGIAGIVATALGAKPQYSPILQGAALAATFGIAVVGGVITGFILKLPFWGQPPDQSCYDDSIYWEVPLEEDEQENQYHGEHGKIKMDA, translated from the exons ATGATAAATGCTGACTTCAGCACTGCGACGGTGTTAATTTCATTTGGCGCTGTGCTGGGGAAGACCAGCCCCGTCCAGATGTTGATCATGGCTGTCCTGGAGATCTTTGTGTTTGCGTGTAATGAACATCTTGTAGCCTTCTTACAG GCTACAGATGTTGGTGCATCCATGATTATCCATGCATTCGGAGCCTACTTCGGGTTGGCTGTGTCGGCAGTTCTTTATCGATCTGGACTGAAAAACGGACATGAGAACGAAGGATCCGTCTATCACTCTGACCTATTTGCTATGATCG GAACCCTCTTTCTGTGGATGTTTTGGCCAAGTTTCAATTCTGCCATTGCTGAACATGGAGCAGATCAAGAAATGGCAATTATTAACACTTACTTCTCATTGGCGGCCTGTGTACTAACTGCATATGCCTTCTCCAGCTTGCTAGAACAtaaagggaagtttgacatg GTCCACATTCAGAATGCCACCCTGGCCGGAGGTGTCGCCGTGGGCACCTGCGCTGATATGAATATCGGGCCATTCGGAGCAATGATCATTGGTTTTATTGCTGGAATTATATCCACTGTGGGATTTAAGTTTTTGACT CCAATTGTTGCTTCCAAGCTGAGGATCCAGGACACATGCGGTGTGCACAACCTACACGGCCTGCCAGGAatctttggaggcattgcagggatAGTGGCCACAGCGCTTGGAGCTAAGCCCCA ATATAGTCCCATCCTTCAAGGAGCTGCGTTGGCTGCAACGTTTGGCATCGCTGTTGTTGGAGGAGTGATTACAG GATTCATACTAAAATTACCTTTCTGGGGGCAACCACCTGACCAGAGCTGCTACGATGACTCAATCTACTGGGAA